Sequence from the Rhodococcus jostii RHA1 genome:
CGTCGGCAACGACTTCTATCGACTCGTGCTCGGTGAGTCGATGACCTACTCGTGCGCGTACTGGGCGCAGCCGAGCGAGGATCTGGACGCAGCCCAATATGCCAAATGCGATCTGGTGGCCCGCAAGCTCGGTCTGACCGCGGGGATGCGGGTCCTCGACGTCGGCTGCGGGTGGGGGACGTTCGCGCTGCACGCGGCACGTCACTACGGAGTGCACGTCGTCGGTGTCACCCTGTCCCAGGAGCAGGCGGACTACGCCGGCAAACGGATGGTCGACGCGGGCGTGGGGGAGTTGGTGCAGATCCGAGTCCAGGACTACCGCGACGTCACAGACGGCCCCTACGACGCGATCTCGAGCATCGGCATGGCCGAGCACGTCGGCGCCGCGATGCTGGCGACCTACGCCGCGGACCTGTTCGCGTTGCTACGCCCGCAGGGGCGGTTGCTCAACCACGCGATCTCGCGGCGGCCACGCAAACCCGCCGCCACGTTCTCCAAGACGTCCTTCATCGATCGCTATGTGTTCCCCGACGGAGAAATCGAACCACTCGCGACGATGATCGAGGCGCTCGAAGGGGCCGGTTTCGAGGTGCGCGACGTCGAGTCGCTGCGCGAGCACTACGCGCTGACCCTGCGGGCCTGGGTGGGGAACCTGGAGGCGAACTGGGACGAGGCGGTGGCCTACAGCAGCGCCGGGCGGGCCCGGGTGTGGCGGATGTACATGGCCGGCGCGGCGTTGGCTTTTGCGGCGAATCGGCTCGGGATCAACCAGGTTCTGGCAGTCAAATCCTCCGAACGGGGTAGCAGCGGCATGCCCGGCACCCGTGCCGAACTCTTGCAACAATCTGTACCGATACAATCTCCGTCGGCTCGCGAACACTGAAAACCGTTCAGAAGCACTGAATTCGCGTTCGGTGCGTGCCGGCGCAGCGCGGTAAACAGTGTCGTGATGAGACCCCCGACGGTGAGGAGGGCGCGTGCGGTTCGCGCTGGACGATTTGTTGGTCGACGTGCCGGCGGAGCAGGTCGAGGAAGCTCGCGGCTTCTACACCTCGAGGGCAGTCGGCCGCGGCCCCCGCACTCCCGAGGAGCTGAGGGAAGTACGGGCGAAGCGGTCCGCTCCTTCACCCGCCGATCCGCCGGCGGTCGAAGAAAGGGTCGAAGCCGCGGGAGCGCGTGTCCCGGTGCGGATCTTCACCCCCGCCGGCGGGCGAGCGCGGGGCGTCCACCTCGATATCCACGGTGGCGGCTTCTTCATGGACTCCGCGGCGCGCGACGACGTGCGTAACCGTGAGCTCGCTGACGCTCTCCGCATCGCCGTCGTCAGCGTCGACTACCGGCTGGCACCCGAGCACCCGTGGCCGGCCGCACCCGGTGACTGCGAAGCGGCGGCGCTCTGGCTCGTCGAACACGCCGATGCCCGCTTCGGATCATCTCGACTGGCGATCGGCGGGCGATCGGCGGGAGCGACACTCGCGCTGGCAACTCTGCTCCGGCTGCGGGACAGGGGAGCCGTCGACGGGTTCACCTGCGCCGCACTCCAATTC
This genomic interval carries:
- a CDS encoding SAM-dependent methyltransferase is translated as MTVADTVAPLVRAVVGAQVPVGIRCWDGSRSGPSDAPWQVHIVNRRGLRRLLWAPNDLGFARAYVSGDIDIEGDLLAGLDVLEQVSDPSRGPGVRIDRQTKKALAAAALRLGIIGLPPKPPVEEMKPARGHRHDKERDAAAISHHYDVGNDFYRLVLGESMTYSCAYWAQPSEDLDAAQYAKCDLVARKLGLTAGMRVLDVGCGWGTFALHAARHYGVHVVGVTLSQEQADYAGKRMVDAGVGELVQIRVQDYRDVTDGPYDAISSIGMAEHVGAAMLATYAADLFALLRPQGRLLNHAISRRPRKPAATFSKTSFIDRYVFPDGEIEPLATMIEALEGAGFEVRDVESLREHYALTLRAWVGNLEANWDEAVAYSSAGRARVWRMYMAGAALAFAANRLGINQVLAVKSSERGSSGMPGTRAELLQQSVPIQSPSAREH
- a CDS encoding alpha/beta hydrolase codes for the protein MRFALDDLLVDVPAEQVEEARGFYTSRAVGRGPRTPEELREVRAKRSAPSPADPPAVEERVEAAGARVPVRIFTPAGGRARGVHLDIHGGGFFMDSAARDDVRNRELADALRIAVVSVDYRLAPEHPWPAAPGDCEAAALWLVEHADARFGSSRLAIGGRSAGATLALATLLRLRDRGAVDGFTCAALQFGTFDSSAQTPAGRRIADEYFIQAYVGHVEDRTAPDISPLYGDLHGLPPALLVVGSKDVLLEDNLAMAGRLSAAGNDVELRIYPDAPHGFTGHPTAMARTALSGVESWLLERLDQP